In Alteromonas naphthalenivorans, one DNA window encodes the following:
- the asd gene encoding archaetidylserine decarboxylase (Phosphatidylserine decarboxylase is synthesized as a single chain precursor. Generation of the pyruvoyl active site from a Ser is coupled to cleavage of a Gly-Ser bond between the larger (beta) and smaller (alpha chains). It is an integral membrane protein.): MLDWLKINLQYITPKHLLSRLVGKLAAAELGGFTTFLIKLFIKQYNVDMSEALHSDPAHYRSFNAFFTRPLKPEARTVDPREDVLIQAVDGAVSQFGDIEADSIFQAKGHDYSLTSLLGGKPDLAAPFKDGKFATIYLAPRDYHRIHMPVEGTLTDMVYVPGELFSVNPLTAQNIPGLFARNERVVALFDTPVGKMAMVLVGATIVASIETVWAGTVSPPTGKNVQHWTYEKDTEASVHLAKGDELGRFKLGSTIVVCFEKDMIDFDALAPGQVTRLGEPMAFVANAPVNTDASADLGDDASADLGTQATPS, from the coding sequence GTGCTGGACTGGCTTAAAATAAACTTACAATACATTACCCCTAAACATTTGTTGTCTCGCCTAGTAGGCAAATTAGCGGCAGCAGAGCTTGGTGGTTTCACTACGTTTCTTATCAAGCTTTTCATCAAGCAATATAATGTTGATATGAGCGAGGCATTGCATTCAGATCCTGCGCATTATCGCAGTTTTAATGCCTTCTTTACTCGCCCACTAAAACCTGAAGCGCGCACCGTTGACCCACGAGAAGACGTGTTAATTCAAGCGGTAGATGGGGCGGTAAGTCAATTTGGCGACATTGAAGCTGACAGTATATTTCAAGCCAAAGGCCATGATTACAGCCTAACCAGCTTATTAGGCGGTAAGCCAGATTTAGCGGCGCCGTTTAAAGACGGAAAATTTGCCACCATTTATTTAGCCCCTCGAGATTACCACCGCATTCATATGCCGGTAGAGGGCACACTTACCGACATGGTTTATGTGCCTGGTGAGTTGTTTTCTGTAAACCCGCTTACCGCACAGAATATTCCTGGCTTGTTTGCTCGTAACGAGCGCGTTGTGGCGTTATTCGATACGCCCGTAGGCAAAATGGCTATGGTATTAGTAGGCGCTACGATTGTTGCCAGTATAGAAACCGTTTGGGCAGGCACAGTGTCGCCGCCTACCGGTAAAAATGTTCAACACTGGACTTACGAGAAAGATACCGAAGCAAGCGTGCACCTTGCGAAGGGTGATGAGCTAGGCCGCTTTAAATTGGGCTCTACCATTGTGGTATGTTTCGAAAAAGACATGATTGATTTTGATGCATTAGCACCTGGGCAAGTAACCCGTTTAGGTGAACCTATGGCCTTTGTTGCGAACGCGCCAGTAAACACTGATGCGAGCGCTGATTTAGGCGATGACGCAAGCGCTGATTTAGGCACGCAAGCGACACCAAGCTAG